The following proteins come from a genomic window of Pseudomonas putida:
- a CDS encoding TonB-dependent siderophore receptor, whose translation MNNNKPLPRFRALALALAVSTVAVGSPAAEAANALHIQAQPLGSALNQLGQQTSLQLFFSPELVAGKQAPAVSGYLAPVQALQQLLQGSGLTYEMSGDTVVVKPLPTTLDLGSGSLELAPTDIKVVGDWLGDAQQSVIQNHPGARTVVRREAMVEKGAMNVRDVLRGIPGVQVQDSNGTGGSDLSLNVGVRGLTSRLSPRSTVLIDGIPAAFAPYGQPQLSMAPISSGNLDSIDVVRGAGSVRYGPQNVGGVINFVTRAIPQKASAELSTTLETSQHGGWKHTESAFVGGTADNGMGVALLYTGVNGNGYRESNNGNDIDDVILKTHWAPTDVDEFWLNFHYYDGRADMPGGLTQAQYDSNPYQSLRDYDYFAGRRKDVSFKWQRQLDDATQFEVLTYYTDSFRGSTIASRDMKTLSSYPRNYHTFAIEPRVSRIFFAGPTTQEVSVGYRYLKEAMREQTTRLALIDNVPTETPTSDGHVFQDRSGGTEASAYYIDDKIDVGNWTITPGVRFEHINTDWRDRPVLGANNLPVAEKKRSITSNEPLPALSVMYHVSDAWKVFANYETSFGSLQYFQLGQGGSGNSTANGLEPEKAKTYEIGTRYDNGSFAGELTAFYIDFDDELQYISNDVGWTNLGATKHQGIEASVRYDLAGLDPRLDGLSVSGGYTYTRATYEGDIPGFKGRDLPFYSRQVATAGVRYAVNRWTWNLDAYAQSRQRAPGTGINADGSFNGDYITEPSADGRYGDIPGYVTWHARGGYEFGPQWSNLKLAAGVKNLFDKQYFTRSSDNNAGLYVGEPRTFYVQASVGF comes from the coding sequence GTGAACAACAACAAACCTCTCCCACGCTTTCGCGCCCTGGCGCTGGCCCTGGCGGTCAGTACTGTGGCCGTTGGCAGCCCGGCCGCAGAGGCCGCTAATGCCCTCCACATCCAGGCCCAGCCGTTGGGTTCGGCGCTGAACCAGCTCGGCCAGCAGACCAGCCTGCAGCTGTTTTTCAGCCCCGAGCTGGTCGCCGGCAAACAGGCCCCGGCGGTATCGGGCTACCTGGCGCCGGTGCAGGCGCTGCAACAGCTGTTGCAAGGCAGCGGGCTCACCTACGAGATGTCCGGGGACACCGTTGTGGTGAAGCCTTTGCCGACTACCCTTGACCTGGGCAGCGGCAGCCTGGAGCTGGCCCCCACCGACATCAAGGTGGTCGGTGACTGGCTGGGTGATGCCCAGCAGAGCGTGATACAGAACCATCCCGGGGCACGCACCGTGGTACGCCGCGAGGCAATGGTGGAGAAGGGCGCAATGAACGTGCGCGACGTGCTGCGCGGCATCCCTGGCGTGCAAGTGCAGGACTCCAACGGAACCGGTGGCAGCGACCTGTCGCTGAACGTGGGCGTGCGCGGCCTTACTTCGCGCCTGTCGCCGCGCTCCACGGTACTGATCGATGGCATCCCGGCCGCCTTCGCGCCGTATGGCCAGCCACAGCTGTCGATGGCACCGATTTCTTCTGGCAACCTCGACAGCATCGACGTCGTGCGGGGTGCCGGCTCGGTGCGCTACGGCCCGCAGAACGTGGGTGGTGTGATCAATTTCGTAACCCGGGCGATTCCGCAAAAGGCCTCGGCAGAGCTGTCCACCACCCTGGAGACCTCCCAGCACGGTGGCTGGAAACACACCGAGTCAGCCTTCGTCGGTGGCACGGCCGACAATGGCATGGGCGTGGCGCTGTTGTACACCGGGGTGAATGGCAACGGTTACCGTGAAAGCAACAACGGCAACGACATCGACGACGTTATCCTCAAGACGCATTGGGCGCCAACCGATGTCGATGAGTTCTGGCTCAACTTCCATTATTACGATGGCCGTGCCGACATGCCGGGTGGCCTGACCCAGGCCCAATACGACAGCAACCCGTACCAGTCGCTGCGCGATTACGACTACTTCGCGGGCCGGCGCAAGGATGTGTCGTTCAAATGGCAGCGGCAGCTCGACGATGCCACCCAGTTCGAAGTGCTGACCTACTACACCGACAGCTTCCGCGGTAGCACAATAGCTTCGCGGGACATGAAGACGTTGTCGTCGTACCCGCGCAACTACCACACCTTCGCCATCGAACCCCGTGTGTCGCGCATCTTCTTTGCCGGCCCAACCACCCAGGAAGTCAGTGTCGGTTACCGTTACCTGAAGGAAGCGATGCGCGAACAGACGACTCGGCTGGCGCTGATCGACAACGTGCCGACGGAGACCCCGACTTCCGACGGCCACGTGTTCCAGGACCGCAGCGGCGGCACCGAGGCCAGCGCCTACTACATCGACGACAAGATCGACGTGGGCAACTGGACCATCACCCCTGGCGTGCGTTTCGAGCATATCAATACCGACTGGCGCGACCGCCCGGTGCTGGGCGCCAACAACCTTCCGGTAGCCGAGAAGAAGCGCAGCATCACCAGCAACGAGCCTTTGCCGGCGTTGAGCGTGATGTACCACGTTTCCGATGCCTGGAAGGTGTTCGCCAACTACGAAACCTCGTTCGGTAGCCTGCAGTACTTCCAGCTGGGCCAGGGCGGTTCTGGCAACAGTACGGCCAATGGCCTTGAGCCGGAAAAAGCCAAGACCTACGAAATCGGTACCCGTTATGACAATGGCAGCTTTGCCGGTGAGCTGACGGCGTTCTACATCGACTTCGATGATGAGCTGCAGTACATCAGCAACGACGTGGGCTGGACCAACCTCGGTGCGACCAAGCACCAGGGCATCGAGGCTTCGGTGCGTTATGACCTGGCCGGGCTGGACCCGCGCCTGGACGGGCTGTCGGTGAGCGGTGGCTACACCTATACCCGCGCGACCTATGAAGGGGATATCCCAGGGTTCAAGGGCCGAGACCTGCCGTTCTATTCACGCCAGGTGGCCACTGCCGGGGTGCGTTACGCGGTCAACCGCTGGACCTGGAACCTGGATGCCTACGCCCAATCCAGGCAGCGCGCACCCGGCACCGGAATCAATGCCGATGGCAGTTTCAATGGCGACTACATCACCGAGCCGAGTGCCGACGGGCGGTATGGCGATATACCGGGCTACGTGACCTGGCATGCCCGTGGTGGTTATGAATTCGGGCCGCAGTGGTCCAATTTGAAGCTGGCGGCGGGGGTGAAGAACCTGTTCGACAAGCAGTACTTCACACGTTCGAGCGACAACAATGCCGGCCTTTACGTGGGTGAACCGCGGACCTTCTATGTGCAGGCCAGTGTTGGGTTTTGA
- a CDS encoding betaine/proline/choline family ABC transporter ATP-binding protein (Members of the family are the ATP-binding subunit of ABC transporters for substrates such as betaine, L-proline or other amino acids, choline, carnitine, etc. The substrate specificity is best determined from the substrate-binding subunit, rather than this subunit, as it interacts with the permease subunit and not with substrate directly.) → MIELKNLSKTFNVNGKDVKAVDSVSLTVNEGEICVFLGPSGCGKSTTLKMINRLITPTSGQVFINGEDTTGLDEVTLRRHIGYVIQQIGLFPNMTIEENITVVPRLLGWDKQKCHERALELMHMIKLEPKQYLQRYPRELSGGQQQRIGVIRALAADAPVLLMDEPFGAVDPINREMIQNEFFEMQRALKKTVIMVSHDIDEAIKLGDKIAIFRAGKLLQLDHPDTLLAHPADDFVSNFVGQDSTLKRLLLVRAEDAADNAPSVSPQTPVSDALELLDEHDRRYVVVTDAQNKALGYVRRRDMHRQQGTCGDFLRPFNATASHDEHLRILLSRMYEFNRAWLPVLDAEQVFLGEVTQESIAAYLSSGRSRGAKTSIVSPAEAVVS, encoded by the coding sequence ATGATCGAACTGAAGAACCTCAGCAAAACCTTCAACGTCAACGGCAAGGACGTCAAAGCCGTCGACTCGGTAAGCCTCACCGTCAACGAAGGGGAAATCTGCGTGTTCCTCGGCCCCTCGGGCTGTGGCAAGAGCACCACGCTGAAAATGATCAACCGCCTGATCACGCCCACCTCGGGCCAAGTGTTCATCAATGGCGAAGACACCACCGGGTTGGACGAAGTCACCCTGCGCCGGCACATCGGCTATGTGATCCAGCAAATCGGTTTGTTTCCCAACATGACCATCGAAGAAAACATCACCGTGGTGCCACGCTTGCTCGGCTGGGACAAGCAGAAATGCCACGAACGCGCCCTCGAGCTGATGCACATGATCAAGCTCGAACCCAAGCAGTACCTGCAACGCTACCCGCGCGAGCTGTCCGGCGGCCAGCAACAGCGTATCGGCGTGATTCGTGCCCTGGCAGCAGATGCACCCGTGCTGTTGATGGACGAACCGTTCGGCGCGGTCGACCCGATCAACCGCGAGATGATCCAGAACGAGTTCTTCGAAATGCAGCGGGCGCTGAAAAAGACGGTGATCATGGTCAGCCACGACATCGACGAAGCGATCAAACTGGGCGACAAAATTGCCATCTTCCGTGCCGGCAAGCTGTTGCAACTGGACCATCCGGACACCTTGCTGGCCCACCCGGCGGATGATTTCGTCAGCAACTTCGTGGGCCAGGACAGCACGCTCAAGCGCCTGTTGCTGGTGCGTGCCGAGGATGCCGCGGACAACGCGCCGTCGGTGAGCCCGCAAACGCCTGTGAGCGATGCGCTGGAGCTGCTTGATGAACACGACCGCCGCTACGTGGTGGTGACCGATGCGCAAAACAAGGCGCTGGGCTATGTACGCCGACGCGACATGCACCGCCAGCAAGGGACGTGTGGCGATTTCCTGCGGCCGTTCAATGCCACGGCGTCGCACGATGAGCATTTGCGCATCCTGTTGTCGCGCATGTACGAGTTCAACCGCGCGTGGTTGCCAGTGCTGGATGCCGAGCAGGTGTTCTTGGGCGAGGTGACGCAGGAGTCGATTGCGGCGTACCTGAGCTCGGGGAGGTCGCGGGGGGCGAAGACCAGTATCGTTTCGCCGGCCGAGGCGGTGGTTTCGTAA
- a CDS encoding ABC transporter permease subunit — translation MNLIDTFSHLDWAQVLHLTWQHIMLVGVAVGLAILVGVPLGILMTRFPALAGPLQASATVLLTIPSIALFGLLLPFYSKFGQGLGPMPAITAVFLYSLLPILRNTYLALTNVEPGIREAARGIGMTFGQRLRMVELPIAVPVILAGVRTAVVMNIGVMTIAATIGAGGLGVLILTSISRSDMSMLLIGALLVSLLAIIADLLLQTLQRALTPEGLRS, via the coding sequence ATGAACCTGATCGATACCTTCAGCCACCTGGACTGGGCCCAGGTGCTGCATCTGACCTGGCAGCACATCATGCTGGTAGGCGTTGCCGTGGGCCTGGCGATTCTGGTCGGGGTGCCGCTGGGCATCCTCATGACCCGTTTTCCGGCCCTCGCAGGCCCGCTGCAGGCAAGCGCCACGGTGCTGCTGACCATCCCCTCGATTGCCCTGTTCGGCCTGCTGTTGCCGTTCTACTCCAAGTTCGGCCAGGGCCTGGGGCCGATGCCAGCGATCACTGCGGTGTTCCTGTACTCGCTGCTGCCGATCCTGCGCAACACCTACCTGGCCCTGACCAATGTCGAGCCCGGCATCCGTGAAGCCGCACGCGGAATAGGCATGACCTTCGGTCAGCGCCTGCGCATGGTCGAACTGCCCATCGCCGTACCGGTCATCCTCGCCGGTGTACGCACCGCCGTGGTCATGAACATCGGTGTCATGACCATTGCTGCCACCATCGGCGCCGGCGGCCTGGGTGTGCTCATCCTCACCTCCATCAGCCGCAGCGACATGTCGATGCTGCTGATCGGCGCCTTGCTGGTGAGCCTGTTGGCAATCATCGCCGACCTGCTGCTGCAAACCCTGCAACGTGCCCTGACTCCAGAAGGACTGCGCTCATGA
- a CDS encoding glycine/betaine ABC transporter substrate-binding protein — MKKRIALLLGAALLYAGFAQAAEKPLIRIGARVFTEQTVLAEITAQYLRANGFDVRVIGGLGSSLARQAQETGQLDLMWEYTGVSLVSYNHIEERMPSAEATYAKVKELDAKKDLIWLTPSKFSNTYALGLPKQVAEAYPQINSISDLNQVLRDESKRNHLVALDTEFANRPDGLVGLREMYDLPLSRRNIRQMDAGLVYTAMRNNQVFAGLVYTTDGRLDAFDLKLLEDDKHYFPDYTAAPVVRKATLDANPQLAGLLKPLAEQLDDQTMRQLNAKVDVEHQNPTAVAADFLRKHPLNSEGQP; from the coding sequence ATGAAGAAGAGAATCGCCTTGCTACTGGGCGCGGCCTTGCTGTACGCAGGATTTGCCCAGGCAGCGGAAAAACCGCTGATCCGCATCGGCGCGCGGGTGTTCACCGAACAGACCGTGCTCGCCGAAATCACCGCGCAATACCTGCGCGCCAACGGCTTCGATGTGCGTGTCATCGGCGGGCTTGGCAGCAGCCTCGCACGCCAGGCTCAGGAAACCGGCCAGCTCGACCTGATGTGGGAATACACCGGTGTGTCGCTGGTGTCGTACAACCACATCGAAGAGCGCATGCCCAGCGCCGAGGCCACCTACGCCAAGGTCAAGGAGCTGGATGCCAAAAAAGACCTGATCTGGCTGACCCCGTCGAAATTCAGCAACACCTATGCCCTCGGCTTGCCGAAGCAGGTCGCCGAGGCCTACCCGCAGATCAACTCGATCAGCGACCTCAACCAGGTGCTGCGCGACGAGAGCAAGCGTAATCACCTGGTGGCCCTGGACACCGAGTTCGCCAACCGCCCCGACGGCCTGGTAGGCCTGCGCGAAATGTATGACCTGCCGCTGAGCCGGCGCAACATCCGCCAGATGGACGCCGGGCTGGTGTACACCGCCATGCGCAACAATCAGGTGTTCGCCGGCCTGGTGTATACCACCGACGGCCGCCTGGACGCTTTCGACCTCAAGCTGCTGGAAGACGACAAACACTACTTCCCCGACTACACCGCCGCGCCGGTGGTGCGCAAAGCCACGCTCGACGCCAACCCGCAGCTGGCTGGCCTGCTCAAGCCGCTAGCCGAGCAACTGGATGACCAAACCATGCGCCAGCTCAACGCCAAGGTCGATGTCGAGCACCAGAACCCCACTGCCGTGGCCGCAGACTTCCTGCGCAAGCACCCACTGAACAGCGAGGGCCAGCCATGA
- a CDS encoding ABC transporter permease subunit: MAKRYGSGLLGWAAVLVILALLVHWIGIDTIARYRDDLGFYLQAHLVLVLASMAAALAVGIPAGIALSRPHRVDKAERFMQFFNVGNTIPPLAVLAIALSILGIGAGPAIFALFLASLLPIVRNTYEGLKNVPASLKEAATGIGMTPRQQLWQVELPNAVPIIVGGVRVALALNVGTAPLAFLIGANSLGSLIFPGIALNNQPQLLLGAACTALLALVLDAAVSFSSKRWLERGLVE, from the coding sequence GTGGCAAAACGCTACGGTTCGGGGCTGTTGGGATGGGCCGCCGTGCTCGTCATCCTGGCCCTGCTGGTCCACTGGATCGGCATCGACACGATCGCGCGTTATCGCGACGATCTTGGGTTCTACCTGCAAGCGCACCTGGTATTGGTGCTGGCTTCGATGGCGGCGGCGCTGGCCGTGGGCATCCCCGCCGGCATTGCGTTAAGTCGACCGCACCGGGTCGACAAAGCCGAGCGCTTCATGCAGTTCTTCAACGTTGGCAACACCATTCCCCCTCTGGCCGTTCTGGCCATCGCCCTGAGTATCCTGGGCATCGGAGCCGGGCCTGCGATCTTCGCGCTATTCCTCGCCTCCCTCCTGCCCATTGTGCGCAACACCTACGAAGGCCTGAAAAACGTCCCTGCCTCGCTCAAGGAAGCCGCCACCGGCATTGGCATGACCCCGCGCCAGCAACTCTGGCAAGTGGAACTGCCCAACGCCGTGCCGATCATCGTCGGCGGCGTACGCGTGGCCCTGGCACTGAATGTGGGTACCGCACCGCTGGCGTTCCTGATCGGCGCCAACAGCCTGGGCAGCCTGATCTTCCCCGGCATCGCCCTGAACAACCAGCCACAACTGCTGCTGGGTGCCGCCTGCACCGCACTGCTGGCACTGGTGCTGGATGCGGCGGTGAGTTTCTCCAGCAAGCGCTGGCTGGAACGCGGCCTGGTCGAATAA